Sequence from the Aquimarina sp. Aq107 genome:
CAATTTTTGTTTTATAATTTTTGAATTTCTCTGTATCTGAGGTTTGGATGATATTTCTTGTTAGACTTTCTGCCTCGTAAAGACCGGTTATGGCTTCGCCAACTAAGAAAAGTTTTTCATTGTTATCATTTTTAATTTTAGTGATTTCAGAATAATTGCTAAACTGCCTGTAGATCACCCAAAAAGCAATTACTGCAAGTACAATTGCCAGTGTGTAACCAGCAATTATTTTTAACGTAATAGAACGTTTTGTATTTTTCATACTATACTAACTTCAAAAAAACAGAAGCATTGTTTTTATCTTTAATAAAGTTACAATAAATCAATTAAACATAGTACTTTTGCGGCAAAATCTCAAAGGGGTGCAACGTCTTAAAAAATAATTTTTTTAGACAAAGCTGAGATCATACCCGATGAACCTGGGCAGGTAATGCTGCCAAGGGACGCTAGAAGTTATTAATGTCCTTGGATAATAGTACTTTAGGGAATAATAATTATGCTTTTTATGCAGTGTAATTATATTAAACTAATTTTAATCGTTGAATAATTACTCCTTTTATTCGTATCAATATTTTACGAATGAAAAACATATTGTTTTATCTCATCATCTTTTTATTGAGCCTACAGATCTCAGCTCAGGAAAAGCAAAAAGATTCCATAACCAATAAAGTTGAAAAACTGGATGAAGTTCTAGTTAAATCTGTTCGTGTTGATGCAGATTCGCCAATAACACATTCTAATCTTTCTAAAGAAGAATTGGCTACTCGTAATCTTGGTCAGGATATACCAATATTACTTAACTATTTACCAGGCGTTGTAACTACCACGGATGCAGGAGCAGGAGTCGGGTATACATATATTAGAGTGAGAGGTAGTGATGCATCCCGAGTAAATGTTACTTTAAATGGAATTCCTTTTAATGATGCGGAGAGTCAAGGTACCTTTTGGGTTAACCTACCTGATTTTGCATCTTCTGTAGAAAACTTACAACTTCAGCGTGGAGTTGGAACTTCTACCAATGGTTCTGGAGCCTTTGGAGCTAGTTTAAATCTACTAACGGATGCTGTTTCCGAAAATGCAAATGCAGAAATTTCTAATTCATTTGGGTCTTTTGGTACAAGAAGACATAATCTTAAGTTTAGTACTGGATTGCTCAAGGATCATATAGAAATTGCAGGTCGTTTATCGGCAATTGCATCTGATGGGTATATTGATAGAGCATCATCGGATTTGAAATCATATTTTTTACAAGGTTCTTATGTAGATGACAATACATTAATTAAGGCAGTTGCTTTTGGAGGGCATGAAATTACATATCAATCTTGGTTCGGAATAGATGAAGCAACTTTAGAAAGTGATCGTACTTTTAATCCTGCAGGTCAATATACAGATGAGGACGGAAATACACGTTTTTATGATAATGAAGTAGATAACTATAAACAAGATCATTATCAATTACATTGGAACCAGAAATATAATAATTATTGGTCTACTAATGTGGGACTTAATTATACGTATGGTAGAGGGTTTTTTGAGCAGTATAAAGAGGATGAAGATTTTGCTGATTATGACTTTACTCCTATTGTTATCGGTGGTGAAACTATCAATACTACAGATTTAGTTCGTCGTCGATGGTTAGACAATGATTTTTATGTAATTAATGCCACCGCTAATTATAAGAATAATAATTTGGATGTTGATTTTGGTGCATTTTATAGTTTTTATGACGGTGATCATTTTGGAGAAGTAATTTGGGCACAAAATGCTGGAGGATCAGAAATCAGGGATAATTATTATTTCGGTAATGGAAAGAAAAATGAGTTTACCATTTTTGGAAAAACTACCTATAGAGTTAACAATAAATGGAGCGCATTTGTAGATTTACAAGGGCGTTTTGTAGGGTATAAAACAACTGGTTTAACATCCGATCGAGTTCCATTAGAAGTAGACGAAGACTATGATTTCTTTAATCCAAAATTGGGAACTACTTATCAAATCAATACTTCTAATCAGTTATATGCATCTTATGCAAGAGCGAATCGCGAGCCAAGAAGAAGTGATTTTGAAAATGGAATTAATAAGGCAGAAAAACTTAATGATATCGAATTAGGGTGGAGATTTAATAAAAAGAGAACAATAGTAAATGCCAATTTATATTACATGTGGTACAAAGACCAATTAGTGCTTACTGGAGCATTAGATGATGTAGGAGCGCCAGTAAGAGCTACAAGTGGAGAAAGTTATCGTTTAGGGATAGAAATTGATGCTGATATAACCATTACGGACAAATTTATTGTAAAGCCTAATATAGCTATTAGTACTAATAAAAATAAAGATTTTGTAACTTCTAGAGATGGTAGTTTAGTGAATTTAGGAAACACTAATATTTCTTATTCACCAAATATAGTAGCAGGTAATATGTTTATATACCAACCTATTAAAAATCTTCAGCTTGGATTTCTTTCTAAATTTGTTGGAGAACAATATATGGGTAATATAGATAGTGAAACTTCTAAATTGGATAGTTTCTTTATAAATGACCTAAATGTAGTATATGAGATCAAAAACATTCCAGTATTTAAATCTATTGTGCTAACAGGTTTGGTGAATAATATTTTTGATGCAGAATATGTGTCTAATGGATATTTCTTCACTTTTGATGATGATTTTAGTAATCCAGGGACAGTTACAACGGTTGAAGGAGCAGGATTCTATCCACAAGCTGGAATTAACTTTTTACTTGGAGCAACATTAAAATTTTAAACTAAAAGACCTAGAAAACTAACATTTCTTAGTATAGTTTTCTAGGTTTTATTATTTTTATCAAATGAACTTTAGGGGTGACTCCTTATTATGGAGTCTGAGAAATACCCTTTGAACCTGATGCAGTTAGTACTGACGAAGGGAAAAGTTAATCTCATTTCTTATATGATACGATATATAAGAATATGATTTTCTTCTCAAAGAATAGGTTTTACCTAAAGTTTATGGATTTAAATCTAGATAAATGACCATAAACGTTAATAATCAAAAACAAATTATTTCAGAAAATAGTTCGATAGATTTTCTATTAGAAGAGTTGTCACTTTCTAAAAACGGAATTGCTATTGCAATTAATAATCAAATCATAACCAAAGATACATGGAGTGATACCATCGTTAAGGTAAATGATGATGTTACAATCATTCGTGCTACACAAGGAGGATAAATAAAATACTAACTAGGCTTATTAAAAAGTTAAAACTACTTACTTATGAAGAAAAAAGATACTGCACCACAGGAGGGGAAAATAACAACAACTCCTTTTCCAAGTTCTAAGAAGATCTACGTAAATGGAAATATCCATCCAAAGATTAAAGTGGCTATGCGAGAAATAGAGTTAAGTGATACTGTAGATTCGATGACTCGTAAGAAAACACCCAATGAATCAGTAGTAGTGTATGATACCAGTGGGCCATATACTGATCCGAGCAAAGAAATTAATGTACACGAAGGGATTGAGCGTATTCGAGAACAATGGATTTTGGATCGTGGTGATGTAGAAGAATTGGATAATTTTTCTTCAGAATATTGTAATCAACGTCTAAATGATGCAAGTTTAGATCATCTTAGGTTTAACCATTTAAGAAAGCCTAAGAGAGCAAAAGCAGGAAAGAATGTTTCCCAAATGTATTATGCGAAGCAAGGAATCATAACTCCTGAAATGGAATATGTTGCTATTCGAGAAAATCAAAAAATTGAAGAAGCTACCAGAATTGCTAATCAACATCCAGGTCAAGATTTTGGGGCAAGTATTCCTAAAAAAATCACAGCAGAGTTTGTAAGAGAAGAAGTAGCTAGAGGAAGAGCAGTAATCCCTTCTAATATAAATCATCCAGAAGCAGAGCCAATGATCTTGGGGCGTAATTTTTTGGTAAAGATAAATGCCAATATTGGTAACTCTGCTACAACTTCTAGTATAGAAGAAGAAGTAGAAAAAGCGGTTTGGGCTTGCCGTTGGGGAGCTGATAATATTATGGATCTTTCTACAGGTCAGAATATTCACGAAACAAGAGAATGGAT
This genomic interval carries:
- a CDS encoding TonB-dependent receptor, with the protein product MKNILFYLIIFLLSLQISAQEKQKDSITNKVEKLDEVLVKSVRVDADSPITHSNLSKEELATRNLGQDIPILLNYLPGVVTTTDAGAGVGYTYIRVRGSDASRVNVTLNGIPFNDAESQGTFWVNLPDFASSVENLQLQRGVGTSTNGSGAFGASLNLLTDAVSENANAEISNSFGSFGTRRHNLKFSTGLLKDHIEIAGRLSAIASDGYIDRASSDLKSYFLQGSYVDDNTLIKAVAFGGHEITYQSWFGIDEATLESDRTFNPAGQYTDEDGNTRFYDNEVDNYKQDHYQLHWNQKYNNYWSTNVGLNYTYGRGFFEQYKEDEDFADYDFTPIVIGGETINTTDLVRRRWLDNDFYVINATANYKNNNLDVDFGAFYSFYDGDHFGEVIWAQNAGGSEIRDNYYFGNGKKNEFTIFGKTTYRVNNKWSAFVDLQGRFVGYKTTGLTSDRVPLEVDEDYDFFNPKLGTTYQINTSNQLYASYARANREPRRSDFENGINKAEKLNDIELGWRFNKKRTIVNANLYYMWYKDQLVLTGALDDVGAPVRATSGESYRLGIEIDADITITDKFIVKPNIAISTNKNKDFVTSRDGSLVNLGNTNISYSPNIVAGNMFIYQPIKNLQLGFLSKFVGEQYMGNIDSETSKLDSFFINDLNVVYEIKNIPVFKSIVLTGLVNNIFDAEYVSNGYFFTFDDDFSNPGTVTTVEGAGFYPQAGINFLLGATLKF
- the thiS gene encoding sulfur carrier protein ThiS, with translation MTINVNNQKQIISENSSIDFLLEELSLSKNGIAIAINNQIITKDTWSDTIVKVNDDVTIIRATQGG